The genomic segment AATACAACTAGCTGAATGGGCAGAGTTGAATCAGATAGAGCTCGAGTTCATCAAGCCAGGAAAGCCTACCCAGAACTCATACATTGAACGTTTTAACAGAACTTATCGTGATGCCATTCTGAATATGTACGCGTTCAAGACGCTGAATGAAGTTCGAGACCGTACAGAAGTATGGTTGAAAGAATATAATCATGAACGGCCGCATGATTCACTGGGAGATCTAACTCCATGGGAATATTTGGCTAAATCACAGCAAAGGGAAAGCTCTAATTTTGAGTGCCACTAAAAAAGGGATGTTTACAGTTTTGACGAGGTAAACGCTAAGTACAAAGCGCTGAACAAGCATACAGAGTTAGGTATGCCTTACACTTCTAACTGAACTAAGCAACAAAGTCGCTTTCTCATTTGGCATAACTAAAAGTATTTTCAAGACAGAAAATTAAAATCGCCACTCAAAGAACTAGAACTTTTGCACGGTATACGACTCGTGAAATTGATACAGTTTTAATTCCATTGTGGCGACGTATTAATTAGCCTTTAAGCTAGTTGGATTTCATCACAACGCAATCTTTGGTCAAGTTAATTGTCAATACGGTTAGATCGCAATCTTTAGACGATGACCCAACCATGATGTGAAAGTCACCTGCCTCAACCACCTTATTCAAACTAGAATCTATTAGAGCTAGCTCTTCAAAAGGTATGGTAATGTCCACAGCGCGAGTCTCTCCAGCCTTGATATCAACACGTGCAAAGCCACACAGTTTTTTCACCGGAGTAGTATAGCTAGAGTACAGATCACGCAGGTAAACTTGAACGATCTCAGTACCATCCACTTGCGAGGTATTGGTCACGTTCATTGATACACTGATATCTTGATTTGGCTCTATAGTCTGTCGAGACGTTCTAATCGTTGAATAAACGTATTGGCTGTAAGATAGACCTTCACCAAAACTAAACAAAGGGTCTTTTGGCATATCAATATAGCGTTCTTCGCCATTCAACTGACCACTGCTTTGAGCATGCCAGCCAACATATTTATTATAATAGACGGGTAATTGCCCTACGTGAACAGGGAAAGATACCGTAAGTTTTCCTGATGGGTTATGCTCTCCGAACAACACTTGTTTGAAGGCTTCACCTCCATACGGACCGGGGTTAAAGCCACATACCAGCGCGTCTGCATTCTCTGCAATCCAAGGAATGCTCAACGGCTTAGAAGCGATGAGAGCCACAACTAATGGTGAGCCTGATGCTTTAACCGCTTCAAGCATAGCTTGCTGCTTACCTGATAAGTTAAGATCAGCACGATCATGGAATTCACCATTTTGTGATAAGGTATCACCAACACATGCGACGACTAGATCGACGCCCGGTAATGCTTGTTCAATCTGCGAAATCTCATCAAAGTTTTCATCCACGCAATCAGAACCTTTAATGAACTCTAGTTCAAAACCATGGACCTGAGAGGCTTTTTGTAGTGCTTGAAATACGGTTGTTGTTTGGTCACGGTGATAAGTATCGTTGGTTGCCCCTGCTTGCATAGAACCAAAGGACCAGTCACCAAGCTGAGCAATCACATCATGCGCGTTTGGACCGACAACTAAGATTTTCTTAATGTCTGCAGAATCGACCGGTAGTAGACCATTATTTTTCAATAGCACCATACTCTTAAGGCTGGCCTCAAGAGAAACGTCAAGGTGTGGCTTTATACCCATCACCGAGGACTTTTCAGCAGTGAAAAATCGCATATCGTCAAATAATCCTAACTCGAATTTTTTCGTTAGGATTCGCTCAACTGCGGTATCAACAACTGAAATATCAATACGACCTTCATTGATCAACTCAATTGTCAGTGGATAAAACTCAGGTGTGGACATAATCATGTCGTTGCCTGCCAATAAAGAACGGTAGCACGCTTCCTTCTCGTTTTCGCACACATATTGCTTGGTGTGTAGTGAACGTACATTTTCCCAGTCTGTCACGATAAAACCATCAAGCCCCCAATCTGTTTTTGCGACATCAGTAAGTAGCCACTTATCCACAGTACAAGGTACACCATCAATCGCATGGTACCCTGTCATGAGCGAAGCAACGTTTGCTTCTTTTACGGCTTTCTCGAATGGAGGCATGAAAAGTGAAAGCAGCTTTCGTCTTGATGTATCACATTCATAAGAATCGCGCCCCCCAAGTGTTTCACCGTATGCGACATAGTGCTTGGCACATGCTAAAATCGAGTCTTCTCTGTTGGGACCATCGCCCTGATAACCTTTTATGGTTTCTGCTGCCATTTCACCAATCAACCATGGGTCTTCGCCATAGGTCTCATTAATGCGCCCCCAACGTGCGTCCCTAGCTACACATAGTACTGGTGAGAATGTCCAATGCTGACCGGTGGCTCGAGTTTCTTTTGCCGTTACTCTCGCCATTCGGTACATCAAATCTTTATCCCAGCTTGAAGACGCCGAAAGTTGAGTAGGGAAAACTGTTGCGTGATTATCAAAGCAATGACCATGAATGGCATCGATACCAAAGATCAAGGGGATACCTAGACGAGTATTGGCAGCACGTTGTTGTAAAGTTGTCGCGTCATCTCCAGTACAGTGTAAATAGCTGCCAACATGCCACTCTTCTAGCTTGTCAGTAAACCCCCCAAAGTGGGCGGGCAATTGCATAAGCTGACCTACTTTCTCTTCTATGGTCATGCGGCTTAGCAGGTCACATACTCGCTCTTGAATAGAATATTGTTCATTTTTATAGATTTCAGACATCTTTTTTCCCACGCAAAGTCGTGCTTCTTTGAGTCAATACAGTTTGTATCATCACCGAAATACCACACGAGTTATAATCAATAATTTCAATTAATTCATAGCGAGGATGCCATTTTTTTAACGAGCTATCATTATATAGATTGACATTTCTATTACATTATTTAGTCAGAAACAATTCTATTCTCTACCAGCTCTAAACCTTGCCGATAAGTATATGGAGTATAGCCGAATAATTTTCTGTAAACCTGATACAAATAGCTCTGGTTTGGATAGCCACACTGTAAAGCAATACTTTCTATGGAATTATTGCTTGTTCTCAATAACTCTTTAGACTTGGAGATACGTAAGTCAGATAGATACTGGTGTACCGTCATGCCTTTTGCATAGTAAAAACGGTTGTCTAAAGTTCTTCTGGAAACTCTACAATAGTCGGTCACTTGTTTTACTTTGATATTACGATGATAATTATTGTGTAAAAAATAAAGAGCTTGATTAACTATATCGTCTTGATTTTTCTCTGACTTCGTTGAGTTTTCATTCATCAGTTTTAAAGGTTTATATTTTTCATGGACTAACTGTTTGCTAGCCTTTGCTTTAAGTAAAGTATCCAAGCAACGTTGCCCTAAAATATAGGGTGAAATGTCGACCGATGTTAAGGGAAC from the Vibrio hippocampi genome contains:
- a CDS encoding glycoside hydrolase family 3 N-terminal domain-containing protein, translating into MSEIYKNEQYSIQERVCDLLSRMTIEEKVGQLMQLPAHFGGFTDKLEEWHVGSYLHCTGDDATTLQQRAANTRLGIPLIFGIDAIHGHCFDNHATVFPTQLSASSSWDKDLMYRMARVTAKETRATGQHWTFSPVLCVARDARWGRINETYGEDPWLIGEMAAETIKGYQGDGPNREDSILACAKHYVAYGETLGGRDSYECDTSRRKLLSLFMPPFEKAVKEANVASLMTGYHAIDGVPCTVDKWLLTDVAKTDWGLDGFIVTDWENVRSLHTKQYVCENEKEACYRSLLAGNDMIMSTPEFYPLTIELINEGRIDISVVDTAVERILTKKFELGLFDDMRFFTAEKSSVMGIKPHLDVSLEASLKSMVLLKNNGLLPVDSADIKKILVVGPNAHDVIAQLGDWSFGSMQAGATNDTYHRDQTTTVFQALQKASQVHGFELEFIKGSDCVDENFDEISQIEQALPGVDLVVACVGDTLSQNGEFHDRADLNLSGKQQAMLEAVKASGSPLVVALIASKPLSIPWIAENADALVCGFNPGPYGGEAFKQVLFGEHNPSGKLTVSFPVHVGQLPVYYNKYVGWHAQSSGQLNGEERYIDMPKDPLFSFGEGLSYSQYVYSTIRTSRQTIEPNQDISVSMNVTNTSQVDGTEIVQVYLRDLYSSYTTPVKKLCGFARVDIKAGETRAVDITIPFEELALIDSSLNKVVEAGDFHIMVGSSSKDCDLTVLTINLTKDCVVMKSN